The genomic DNA GGTCGAGGCCGGAGAGGGCGCCGACGCGCCGGGCGTCCGCGCCCGCGGCGTTGACGAGGGTCCCGAAGGCATATTCGTCCTTGTCGGTCCTGACCCGGACCACGCGGCGCCCCTCGGCGCTCACGCTCCCCACGCTCTCCCCGAAGCGGAAGTCCACGCCCGCGTCGCAGGCCAGCTTGTAGAAGGCGTCCGCCACCTTCAGGGGCGAGGCGGAGCCGTCGTGGGGGGAGAAGGTGCCGCCCCGCAGGCCGTTGGGGTTGATCCCGGGCACCAGTTCCTTGACCCGTTCCGGGCCGACCCAGCCGATGTCGAGGCCGTGCCGGTTCTGGATGACGAGGAGGTCCTTCAGGGCTTTCTCTTTCCGGGGGTCGTAGACCGGGTAGAGGTAGCCGCCCTCGATCCAGTCCACGTCCATCCCGTAGTCGCGCTCCATGTGCCGGACCACGTCCAGGGCCTTGAGGCAGATGGCGATCTTGGCCGGGTCCGAGTGGGTGGCCCGGATCCCGCCGATGGCGGCCCGGTTCTGGCCGCGGCCCACCGAGGGCATCTTCTCGACGACGCCCACGGAGAGGCCCTTCTTCGCCAGGAACAGCGCCACGGGCAGTCCCACGCTCCCCCCGCCGATCACGAGCACGTCGTAGGTCTTCATTGCTCACCCCCCTCGCCTTTCTCGTTGATGAGGGCGTACATGGGCACCTCCACGCTCAGGGGTCGCGGCGTGCCCGGCGTCACCGTCTTCCAGTCCACGCCCGCGAGACGGAAGACCATGGGGTAGAGCACCGAGCAGGTCTTGGACCCGCAGGCCCCCATGCTCGCGCGGATCTGCTTCAACTGGTTGACGTCGGTGACCCGGTGGGTCCGGATGTGGTCCACCAGTTCCTTCACCGTGACCCGCTCGCAGCGGCAGACCACGCCGTTCTCCGGGACATAGCTGAAGTCCGCCTCCGGCAGCGGCTCGGTGACGGCGGGGTCCTGCACCCGGATGCCGGCCGCCTTCGGGCCGTTCTCCAGGGAACACCGGACTTTCACCAGGTGGGTCTTGTGCTTGCGGTTGACCTTGATGTCCAGCACCTCGGCGTCCTCGAGGTAGTCCCCCTCCTGGCCCATGATGGGGATGCGGTCCCCGGGCTTGAAGGCGGGGTTGTACTCGTGGGGCAGGATCACTTCGGCGTGGGCGTCGTCCGCCCGGCGTGCCAGGGT from Acidobacteriota bacterium includes the following:
- a CDS encoding FAD-binding oxidoreductase encodes the protein MKTYDVLVIGGGSVGLPVALFLAKKGLSVGVVEKMPSVGRGQNRAAIGGIRATHSDPAKIAICLKALDVVRHMERDYGMDVDWIEGGYLYPVYDPRKEKALKDLLVIQNRHGLDIGWVGPERVKELVPGINPNGLRGGTFSPHDGSASPLKVADAFYKLACDAGVDFRFGESVGSVSAEGRRVVRVRTDKDEYAFGTLVNAAGADARRVGALSGLDLPVYPDCHEAGITEPVKRFFQPMVVDIRADSESANYYFYQNKEDQVVFCITPEPKILGQDMDNTSSFLPLVVRRMVELYPRLRNLRIRRTWRGLYPMTPDGFPVVGRPRDFDNLMLAVGMCGQGFMLGPGLGVILAEVLVDGSTAYDHIFEQLTLYRDFSGMEMLK